A single region of the Brachypodium distachyon strain Bd21 chromosome 3, Brachypodium_distachyon_v3.0, whole genome shotgun sequence genome encodes:
- the LOC100835437 gene encoding GTP-binding protein ERG, translating to MRRLVQALRPLQTLTSSTIPVPLPILRLLSTSSSSSSAAASSDSESPAADFDSADFSLTTPDPTPVRAHTPVSALRKLRFDPSLRARADEALFGETNAVDAVEEERSREVALALLEAALEPPDEDEEEGPGEVREEDQMSLSVGIVGAPNAGKSSLTNTVVGSKVAAVSRKTNTTTHEILGVLTKGKTQICFFDTPGLMLGHHGFPHRDVTVRVESAWSSVNLYDLLIVMFDVNRHLKMPDSRVIKLIKRLGAEVNPNQKRILCMNKVDLVEDKKDLLKVAKEFEDLPGFERYFMVSGLKGKGVKDLVQYLMDQAVRRPWDEEPTTMTEEVMKTISLEVVREKMLDHIHQEIPYVIEHRLMDWKELKDGSLRVEQHFIAPKQSQRQILVGKNGSKIGRIGIEANEELRSIFKRDVHLMLQVRVAKKRSS from the exons atgcgcCGCCTCGTCCAAGCTCTCCGCCCGCTCCAGACTCTAACCTCCTCTACGATCCCCGTCCCTCTTCccatcctccgcctcctctccacctcctcctcgtcctcctccgctgccgcctcctcggACTCCGAATCCCCGGCCGCCGACTTCGACAGCGCCGACTTCTCCCTCACCACCCCGGACCCCACCCCCGTCCGCGCCCACACCCCCGTCTCCGCGCTGCGCAAGCTCCGGTTCGACCCCTccctccgcgcgcgcgccgacgAGGCGCTCTTCGGCGAGACGAATGCGGTAGatgcggtggaggaggagcggtcGCGGGAGGTGGCGCTCGCGCTGCTCGAGGCCGCGCTGGAGCCGcccgacgaggacgaggaggaggggccCGGGGAGGTCAGGGAGGAGGACCAGATGTCGCTCTCCGTCGGGATCGTCGGCGCGCCAAACGCCGGCAAGTCGTCGCTCACCAACACCGTG GTTGGATCAAAAGTGGCTGCAGTCTCCCGCAAGACAAATACGACAACTCATGAAATTTTGGGGGTGCTGACAAAAGGGAAAACTCAGATA TGCTTTTTTGACACCCCAGGGCTCATGTTAGGGCACCATGGATTTCCTCATAGGGATGTCACAGTTCGTGTGGAGAGTGCCTGGAGTTCAGTTAATCTCTATGATTTACTAATAGTCATGTTTGACGTGAACAGGCATCTTAAGAT GCCTGATTCGAGAGTGATAAAGTTAATAAAACGATTGGGTGCCGAAGTAAACCCAAACCAGAAACGCATATTATGCATGAATAAGGTTGACCTAGTGGAAGACAAAAAGGACTTGCTTAAAGTTGCAAAGGAATTTGAAGATCTTCCTGGATTTGAAAG GTACTTCATGGTATCTGGACTAAAAGGCAAAGGAGTGAAAGACCTAGTACAGTACTTGATGGACCAG GCAGTGAGAAGACCTTGGGACGAGGAACCAACCACAATGACTGAAGAAGTAATGAAAACCATATCACTGGAGGTCGTACGAGAGAAGATGCTAGATCATATTCACCAA GAAATACCATATGTAATTGAGCATCGGCTGATGGATTGGAAAGAGCTAAAAGATGGTTCTCTTAGGGTAGAACAGCACTTCATTGCACCTAAGCAAAGCCAACGTCAGATTCTTGTCGGGAAAAATGGCTCCAAGATCGG GAGAATCGGTATTGAAGCCAATGAAGAATTGAGGTCCATATTCAAGAGAGATGTCCATTTGATGCTCCAAGTTAGAGTTGCTAAGAAGAGAAGTTCTTGA